The following proteins are co-located in the Aeromicrobium phoceense genome:
- the dapE gene encoding succinyl-diaminopimelate desuccinylase: METLDLTADIVTLTRSVVDVPSESLDEAALADAVESALRAQAHLEVVRDGHTIIARTDLGRTERVVIAGHIDTVPVNGNMPSRLEGDTLWGLGTCDMKGGVAIALSLAAAVAEPVRDVTWVFYEAEEIAAVHNGLGRVAREHPDWLAGDFAILMEPSKAGVEAGCQGTMRVEIRTTGERAHSARSWMGHNAIHDLGAVLATLAEYTPRTVEIDGLTYREGLNAVGISGGVSGNVIPDAAVLTMNYRFAPDRDEDAALAHLREVFTGYDLTVTDSAPGALPGLERPAAAAFVEAVGGEVGPKFGWTDVAKFTQLGVPAVNYGPGDPIYAHKADEQVPVEHLHRVHARLRRWLTGDAD, from the coding sequence ATGGAGACTCTCGACCTGACCGCCGACATCGTGACGCTGACCCGATCCGTCGTGGACGTGCCGTCCGAGAGCCTGGACGAGGCCGCACTGGCCGACGCGGTGGAGTCGGCGCTGCGGGCCCAGGCGCACCTCGAGGTGGTCCGCGACGGGCACACGATCATCGCCCGCACCGATCTCGGGCGCACCGAGCGCGTCGTGATCGCCGGTCACATCGACACGGTGCCGGTGAACGGCAACATGCCGTCGCGCCTCGAGGGCGACACCCTCTGGGGCCTCGGCACGTGCGACATGAAGGGTGGCGTCGCCATCGCGCTGAGCCTGGCCGCCGCGGTCGCCGAGCCGGTCCGCGACGTCACGTGGGTGTTCTACGAGGCGGAGGAGATCGCCGCGGTCCACAACGGACTGGGACGCGTCGCCCGGGAGCACCCCGACTGGCTCGCCGGTGACTTCGCGATCCTGATGGAGCCGTCGAAGGCCGGCGTCGAGGCGGGCTGCCAGGGCACGATGCGCGTCGAGATCCGCACGACCGGCGAGCGTGCCCACTCGGCGCGCTCCTGGATGGGCCACAACGCGATCCACGATCTCGGGGCGGTGCTGGCCACCCTGGCCGAGTACACCCCGCGCACGGTCGAGATCGACGGGCTGACGTACCGCGAGGGACTGAACGCCGTGGGCATCTCCGGCGGCGTGAGCGGCAACGTCATCCCCGACGCCGCCGTGCTCACCATGAACTACCGCTTCGCGCCCGACCGCGACGAGGACGCCGCGCTGGCCCACCTGCGCGAGGTGTTCACCGGCTACGACCTCACGGTCACCGACTCGGCTCCCGGCGCCCTCCCGGGTCTCGAGCGGCCCGCGGCGGCGGCCTTCGTGGAGGCCGTCGGTGGTGAGGTCGGGCCGAAGTTCGGCTGGACCGACGTCGCCAAGTTCACCCAGCTCGGCGTCCCGGCGGTGAACTACGGTCCCGGTGACCCGATCTACGCGCACAAGGCCGACGAGCAGGTCCCGGTCGAGCACCTGCACCGGGTGCACGCGCGCCTGCGCCGCTGGCTCACGGGCGACGCGGACTGA